The Streptomyces sp. NBC_01275 genome has a segment encoding these proteins:
- a CDS encoding class I SAM-dependent methyltransferase has translation MPARNLTANRATLGHRVGYALRHPDRVPRHLARAARDLWLSRRHPDHVSYYRAVMRSDTRADPDAAVGSRNRERWLALGAMQFDYLLGHGLRPEHRMLEIGCGNLRGGWRFIRHLEPGHYHGVDISPDILVAAQDTIVDMGLQQRLPTLTPVRDLTLRFLPDAHFDVVHAHSVFSHSPLPVIEECLAHVGRVLAPGGWFDFTFDRTEGEEHHVLREDFYYRTETLVALAEKHGLRARFMDDWEALPHGQSKIRVTRADDLGQR, from the coding sequence ATGCCCGCCAGGAACCTCACCGCCAACCGCGCCACGCTCGGCCACCGCGTCGGCTACGCCCTGCGCCACCCCGACCGGGTGCCCCGTCATCTGGCCCGCGCCGCCCGGGACCTGTGGCTGAGCCGCCGCCACCCGGACCACGTCTCCTACTACCGTGCCGTGATGCGCTCCGACACCCGCGCCGACCCGGACGCGGCCGTCGGCAGCCGCAACCGGGAGCGGTGGCTGGCGCTGGGCGCGATGCAGTTCGACTACCTTCTCGGCCACGGGCTGCGCCCCGAGCACCGGATGCTGGAGATCGGCTGCGGCAACCTGCGGGGCGGCTGGCGGTTCATCCGGCACCTGGAACCCGGCCACTACCACGGCGTCGACATCTCCCCCGACATCCTCGTCGCCGCGCAGGACACCATCGTCGACATGGGGTTGCAGCAGCGGCTGCCGACCCTGACCCCGGTGCGCGACCTGACGCTGCGGTTCCTGCCCGACGCCCACTTCGACGTCGTCCACGCGCACAGCGTCTTCTCGCACTCGCCGCTCCCGGTCATCGAGGAGTGCCTGGCCCACGTAGGGCGGGTGCTCGCGCCGGGCGGCTGGTTCGACTTCACCTTCGACCGCACCGAGGGCGAGGAACACCACGTCCTGCGGGAGGACTTCTACTACCGCACCGAGACCCTCGTGGCCCTGGCGGAGAAGCACGGTCTGCGGGCCCGCTTCATGGACGACTGGGAGGCGCTCCCGCACGGTCAGTCGAAGATCCGCGTCACTCGCGCGGACGACCTCGGACAACGCTGA
- a CDS encoding SIS domain-containing protein, which translates to MTYVEDELMSQPECWSRAAAEAARHAGELPAPGERVAIVGCGTSWFMAQAVAALREGAGQGETDAFPASEFPWGRRYDRILALTRSGTTTEVLDLLTRLQGRTPTVAVTADPDTPVARAADRLVVLDFADERSVVQTRFATTALTLLRAHLGLHTDAVLADARTVLAEPLPEGLVECGQFTFLGRGWTVGLANEAALKMREAALSWTEAYPAMEYRHGPISVSGARTATWMLGPEPEGLAQQVRATGALWISGRLDPLAELVRAQRLAVAVAAARGLDPDRPRHLTRSVVLHSRPTGS; encoded by the coding sequence ATGACGTATGTCGAGGACGAGCTGATGAGCCAGCCGGAGTGCTGGTCACGGGCCGCCGCCGAGGCCGCCCGTCATGCGGGGGAGCTTCCGGCGCCGGGGGAGCGGGTCGCGATCGTCGGCTGCGGCACGTCCTGGTTCATGGCCCAGGCCGTGGCCGCCCTGCGCGAAGGTGCGGGGCAGGGCGAGACGGACGCGTTCCCCGCCTCCGAGTTCCCCTGGGGTCGTCGATACGACCGGATCCTCGCCCTCACCCGGTCCGGCACCACCACCGAGGTGCTCGACCTGCTCACCCGCCTTCAGGGACGTACGCCCACCGTGGCGGTCACGGCCGACCCCGACACCCCGGTGGCGCGGGCCGCGGACCGGCTCGTCGTCCTGGACTTCGCCGACGAACGCTCCGTCGTGCAGACCAGGTTCGCGACCACCGCACTCACCCTCCTGCGCGCCCATCTGGGCCTGCACACCGACGCCGTCCTCGCCGACGCCCGCACCGTGCTCGCCGAGCCGCTGCCCGAAGGGCTCGTGGAATGCGGGCAGTTCACGTTCCTGGGGCGTGGCTGGACGGTCGGTCTGGCGAACGAGGCCGCGCTGAAGATGCGCGAGGCCGCACTGTCCTGGACCGAGGCCTACCCGGCGATGGAGTACCGGCACGGCCCCATCAGCGTGAGCGGCGCCAGAACCGCCACCTGGATGCTCGGGCCGGAACCCGAGGGACTTGCCCAACAGGTGCGGGCCACAGGCGCGTTGTGGATATCCGGCCGACTGGACCCGCTGGCCGAACTCGTCCGCGCCCAGCGGCTCGCGGTGGCCGTCGCCGCCGCCCGCGGCCTCGACCCGGACCGCCCACGCCACCTCACCCGCTCGGTCGTCCTCCACTCGCGGCCGACCGGGAGCTGA
- a CDS encoding sensor histidine kinase, producing MSTTETTTQTTTETTADADGRRLAGIVHAAFFLLLGSSFARFLSRDQGAAHTGWTAHTWWTVTLFAVFCLLYVLGPFLAPAPRPGSPPTSGHLAWLGSTSAVWVVLLALAPSATWCVMPLLFAGLHALPPRFSVPLACALTALVVACEVRAADGALNPNMVVAPPAVAAVATAVLVHLQRQGARQRVLIDDLVRTRRDLAASERQAGVLAERQRLSTEIHDTLAQGLSSQGMLLQAAERVWRSDPDAARAHLREAAEITSRGLAEARRFVHDLAPADLAEQSLPDALAALAARESGPGLTVEFRLDGDPGPLPERVEAALLRIAQGALANVREHAAATRAALTLTCLDDQISLDVADNGRGFDARSPTVSPADRARGHGLPAMRIRARQSGGALTVESTPGEGTVVSVAVPLTLDPVKKPARKPVKEPAKKSDKEPVQ from the coding sequence ATGAGCACGACGGAGACGACGACGCAGACGACGACGGAGACGACCGCCGATGCGGACGGGCGTCGACTTGCCGGGATCGTGCACGCCGCGTTCTTCCTGCTGCTCGGCTCGTCCTTCGCGCGCTTCCTGAGCCGGGACCAGGGCGCGGCGCACACCGGGTGGACAGCGCACACCTGGTGGACGGTGACGCTGTTCGCGGTCTTCTGCCTGCTCTACGTCCTCGGGCCCTTCCTCGCCCCGGCGCCCCGCCCCGGTTCGCCGCCCACCTCGGGTCATCTGGCCTGGCTGGGCTCGACGTCGGCCGTCTGGGTGGTTCTTCTGGCCCTCGCGCCGAGCGCCACCTGGTGCGTCATGCCCCTGCTGTTCGCGGGACTGCACGCACTGCCGCCCCGGTTCTCGGTACCGCTCGCGTGCGCGCTGACCGCGCTGGTGGTGGCCTGCGAAGTGCGGGCGGCCGACGGGGCGTTGAACCCGAACATGGTCGTGGCCCCGCCCGCCGTCGCCGCGGTCGCCACCGCCGTACTCGTCCATCTACAGCGCCAGGGAGCCCGGCAGCGCGTGCTGATCGACGATCTTGTCCGCACCCGCCGCGACCTCGCCGCCTCCGAACGGCAGGCGGGCGTCCTGGCGGAGCGCCAGCGGCTGTCCACGGAGATCCACGACACCCTCGCCCAGGGCCTGTCCAGCCAGGGGATGCTGTTGCAGGCCGCCGAGCGCGTCTGGCGGTCGGACCCGGACGCGGCCCGCGCACATCTGCGCGAAGCGGCCGAGATCACCTCCCGGGGCCTCGCCGAGGCCCGGCGTTTCGTCCATGACCTGGCGCCGGCCGACCTCGCCGAGCAGTCGCTCCCGGACGCGCTCGCCGCCCTCGCGGCGCGGGAGAGCGGGCCGGGCCTGACCGTGGAGTTCCGGCTCGACGGCGACCCGGGCCCGCTGCCGGAACGGGTCGAGGCGGCGCTGCTGCGCATCGCCCAGGGGGCGTTGGCCAATGTCCGCGAACACGCCGCGGCGACCCGGGCCGCGTTGACCCTGACCTGTCTGGACGACCAGATCTCGCTGGACGTGGCCGACAACGGCCGTGGCTTCGACGCGCGTTCGCCCACGGTCTCTCCTGCGGACCGGGCCCGTGGACACGGGCTGCCGGCCATGCGCATCCGGGCCCGACAGTCGGGCGGCGCCCTCACCGTGGAGTCCACCCCGGGCGAGGGCACCGTCGTCTCGGTAGCGGTCCCGCTCACTCTCGACCCCGTGAAGAAGCCCGCCAGGAAGCCCGTCAAGGAACCCGCCAAGAAATCCGACAAGGAGCCCGTCCAGTGA
- the htpG gene encoding molecular chaperone HtpG, whose protein sequence is MTTETFEFQVEARQLLQLMIHSVYSNKDVFLRELVSNASDALDKLRLAALRDDTLDADVSDLHIEIETDDGARTLTVRDNGIGMSYEEVGRLIGTIANSGTAQFVRELREAREASEASEAGKAGKADKGGADDQAEGLIGQFGVGFYSGFMVADEMTLLTRRAGESQGTRWSSRGEGTYTLERVDGAPQGTSVTLHLKPADSDDQLHDYTSAWTIKEIVKRYSDFITWPIRTVPKKADGVDGTGDGDAAPEPETLNSMKALWARSREEVSDDEYHELYKHISHDWREPLETVRLQAEGTFEYQALLFVPSHAPHDLYQQGSKRGVQLYVKRVFIMDDCEALLPPYLRFVKGVVDAADLSLNVSREILQQDRHIKMMQRRLTKKVVATVKDLLTKDPDRYATFWREFGAVLKEGLVTDNDNRDALLAVASFASTHSADEPTTLQSYVERMKDGQEDVYYLAGESRESIENSPHMEAFRAKGIEVLLLTDAVDEVWVDVVGEFEGKRLRSVAKGEVDLDAQGDEEAEGAREKQGEEYAGLLGWMTEQLGDDIKEVRLSSRLTVSPACIVSDANGLTPALENMYRAMGQEVPKAQRILELNPDHLLVKGLNQAYKDREDRTELAGTAELLHGLAVLAEGGRPQEPARFVKLVADHLERAL, encoded by the coding sequence ATGACGACCGAAACGTTTGAGTTCCAGGTTGAGGCCCGTCAGCTGCTCCAGTTGATGATCCACTCGGTCTACTCGAACAAGGACGTCTTCCTGCGAGAGCTCGTCTCCAACGCCTCGGACGCGCTGGACAAGCTGCGCCTGGCCGCGCTGCGGGACGACACGCTCGACGCCGACGTCTCCGACCTGCACATCGAGATCGAGACCGACGACGGCGCCCGCACCCTCACCGTGCGGGACAACGGCATCGGAATGTCGTACGAGGAGGTCGGCCGGCTCATCGGCACGATCGCCAACTCGGGGACCGCGCAGTTCGTCCGGGAGCTGCGGGAGGCCCGTGAGGCGAGCGAGGCGAGCGAGGCGGGCAAGGCGGGCAAGGCCGACAAGGGCGGCGCGGACGACCAGGCCGAGGGGCTCATCGGGCAGTTCGGGGTGGGCTTCTACTCCGGGTTCATGGTGGCGGACGAGATGACCCTGCTGACCCGGCGTGCCGGCGAGAGCCAGGGCACGCGCTGGTCGTCGCGCGGCGAGGGCACGTACACGCTGGAGCGGGTCGACGGCGCGCCGCAGGGCACCTCGGTCACCCTGCACCTCAAGCCCGCGGACTCCGACGACCAGCTGCACGACTACACCTCCGCCTGGACGATCAAGGAGATCGTCAAGCGGTACTCGGACTTCATCACCTGGCCGATCAGGACGGTCCCGAAGAAGGCCGACGGCGTCGACGGCACCGGCGACGGCGACGCCGCGCCCGAGCCCGAGACGCTGAACTCGATGAAGGCCCTGTGGGCGCGCTCGCGCGAGGAGGTGTCCGACGACGAGTACCACGAGCTGTACAAGCACATCAGCCACGACTGGCGGGAGCCGCTGGAGACCGTCCGGCTCCAGGCCGAGGGCACCTTCGAGTACCAGGCGCTGCTCTTCGTCCCCTCGCACGCCCCGCACGACCTGTACCAGCAGGGCTCCAAGCGCGGTGTGCAGCTGTATGTGAAGCGCGTCTTCATCATGGACGACTGCGAGGCGCTGCTGCCGCCCTACCTCCGCTTCGTCAAGGGCGTGGTCGACGCGGCGGACCTCTCGCTGAACGTCTCCCGGGAGATCCTGCAGCAGGACCGGCACATCAAGATGATGCAGCGTCGGCTGACCAAGAAGGTCGTGGCCACGGTCAAGGACCTGCTGACCAAGGACCCCGACCGCTACGCCACGTTCTGGCGGGAGTTCGGCGCGGTCCTGAAGGAAGGGCTCGTCACCGACAACGACAACCGCGACGCCCTGCTCGCCGTCGCGTCGTTCGCGAGCACGCACAGCGCGGACGAGCCGACCACGCTGCAGAGTTACGTGGAGCGGATGAAGGACGGCCAGGAGGACGTCTACTACCTGGCCGGCGAGTCCCGGGAGAGCATCGAGAACTCCCCGCACATGGAGGCCTTCCGGGCCAAGGGCATCGAGGTCCTGCTGCTCACCGACGCCGTCGACGAGGTGTGGGTCGACGTGGTCGGCGAGTTCGAGGGCAAGCGGCTGCGGTCCGTCGCCAAGGGAGAGGTCGATCTCGACGCGCAGGGCGACGAAGAGGCCGAGGGCGCGCGGGAGAAGCAGGGCGAGGAGTACGCCGGTCTGCTCGGCTGGATGACGGAGCAACTGGGCGACGACATCAAGGAAGTGCGCCTCTCCTCGCGCCTCACGGTGTCCCCGGCCTGCATCGTCTCGGACGCGAACGGCCTCACCCCGGCGCTGGAGAACATGTACCGCGCGATGGGTCAGGAGGTGCCCAAGGCCCAGCGGATCCTCGAGCTCAACCCGGACCACCTGCTCGTCAAGGGCCTGAACCAGGCCTACAAGGACCGGGAGGACCGCACCGAGCTCGCCGGGACCGCCGAACTGCTGCACGGTCTCGCGGTGCTGGCCGAGGGCGGCCGGCCCCAGGAGCCCGCACGGTTCGTGAAGCTGGTGGCCGACCACTTGGAGCGGGCGCTGTAG
- a CDS encoding MFS transporter: MSHAHPRSVTTGESAPPRADLVVAVLAFGGIVVSLMQTLVIPIVPELPTLLDAPASDTAWTVTATLLAAAVATPVMGRLGDMYGKRRMLLVSLAMLVAGSVTAALSDALTPMIVGRALQGLASGVIPLGISIMRDELPAERLGSATALMSASLGVGGALGLPAAALLADHFDWHVLFWTSAALGVVAAVLVPLFVPESKVRTGGRFDLVGAVGMAAGLICLLLAISKGADWGWGSGTTLGLFAAAVVVLLLWGLFELRVEEPLVDLRTTARRQVLVTNLASTAFGFSMFAMSLVLPQLLQLPEATGYGLGKSLLAAGLVMAPTGLVMMATAPVSALISKARGPKTTLMIGAVVVAVGYGLTIVLMDAVWELVLGSCVIGAGIGFAYGAMPALIMGAVDASETAAANSLNTLMRSIGTSTASAVAGVILAQMTTVFGGAALPSENGFKVVMAVGSGAAVLAFVVAAFIPRQRTAAAGVREEATKSEARPETGTSVASGAGVDEEAVGAVGAAVAVPLARAVAELVATVPGLSGDGPAGGGHTVSGHVRGAESAPAGGAAVTLISLGGRQLSRAVAGADGSYAVEAPGEGTYVLIAAADGHQPQATTVVVGAAPVTYDVLLCGSSGLAGAVRSTESGAPVAGAVVVVTDVRGDVLATVQTDGTGGFVLADLVPGPVTLAVSSPKHRPLALPVEIGATGVTRVDVELRPGAQVRGTVRGAGAALADARVTLVDAAGNVVATATTGNDGAYVFSDLDGGPYTVIATGYPPRATGISLASGDVDDHDIELAHTGE, translated from the coding sequence ATGTCCCATGCGCACCCCCGGTCCGTCACGACGGGGGAGTCCGCGCCGCCGCGGGCCGACCTCGTCGTAGCGGTCCTGGCCTTCGGCGGGATCGTGGTCTCGCTGATGCAGACCCTGGTGATCCCGATCGTCCCGGAGCTGCCGACGCTGCTCGACGCCCCGGCCTCGGACACGGCCTGGACCGTCACCGCCACCCTTCTCGCGGCCGCCGTCGCCACCCCCGTCATGGGACGGCTCGGCGACATGTACGGCAAGCGCCGCATGCTGCTGGTCAGCCTGGCCATGCTGGTCGCCGGATCGGTCACCGCCGCCCTCAGCGACGCGCTCACCCCGATGATCGTCGGCCGGGCCCTGCAGGGACTCGCCTCCGGCGTCATCCCGCTCGGCATCAGCATCATGCGCGACGAACTCCCCGCCGAGCGGCTCGGCTCGGCCACCGCGCTGATGAGCGCCTCCCTCGGCGTCGGCGGCGCGCTCGGGCTGCCCGCCGCCGCGCTCCTCGCGGACCACTTCGACTGGCATGTGCTGTTCTGGACGTCGGCCGCGCTCGGCGTCGTCGCCGCCGTGCTCGTCCCGCTGTTCGTGCCCGAGTCGAAGGTGCGCACCGGCGGCCGCTTCGACCTGGTCGGCGCGGTCGGCATGGCCGCCGGACTGATCTGTCTGCTGCTGGCGATCTCCAAGGGCGCCGACTGGGGCTGGGGCAGCGGCACCACCCTCGGGCTCTTCGCTGCCGCGGTGGTCGTGCTGCTCCTGTGGGGTCTGTTCGAACTGCGGGTCGAGGAACCGCTGGTGGACCTGCGGACCACCGCCCGCCGCCAGGTGCTGGTGACCAACCTCGCCTCGACGGCCTTCGGGTTCTCCATGTTCGCGATGTCCCTGGTCCTTCCCCAGCTTCTCCAGCTGCCCGAGGCGACGGGCTACGGGCTGGGCAAGTCGCTGCTGGCCGCGGGTCTGGTCATGGCCCCCACGGGCCTGGTGATGATGGCCACGGCGCCCGTGTCCGCGCTGATCTCGAAGGCGCGGGGCCCGAAGACGACCCTGATGATCGGCGCGGTCGTCGTCGCCGTCGGATACGGCCTCACCATCGTGCTGATGGACGCCGTGTGGGAGCTCGTCCTGGGCTCCTGTGTCATCGGCGCCGGCATCGGCTTCGCCTACGGCGCGATGCCCGCGCTCATCATGGGCGCCGTGGACGCCTCCGAGACGGCCGCCGCGAACAGCCTCAACACCCTGATGCGGTCGATCGGCACCTCCACCGCCAGCGCCGTCGCCGGGGTGATCCTGGCCCAGATGACCACGGTGTTCGGCGGCGCCGCCCTGCCCTCCGAGAACGGGTTCAAGGTGGTCATGGCGGTCGGCTCGGGAGCGGCGGTCCTCGCCTTCGTGGTCGCCGCGTTCATCCCGCGGCAGCGGACGGCGGCGGCAGGCGTGAGGGAGGAGGCGACGAAATCGGAGGCGAGGCCGGAGACGGGGACGTCCGTCGCGTCCGGCGCGGGCGTCGACGAGGAGGCTGTGGGTGCTGTGGGCGCCGCGGTCGCCGTTCCGCTGGCCCGCGCGGTCGCCGAGCTGGTCGCGACCGTTCCGGGGCTGAGCGGCGACGGACCGGCCGGCGGCGGGCACACCGTGTCCGGGCATGTGCGGGGCGCGGAGAGCGCGCCGGCGGGCGGGGCCGCGGTGACGCTGATCTCGCTGGGCGGGCGGCAGTTGAGCCGCGCGGTCGCCGGGGCCGACGGCTCCTACGCGGTCGAGGCGCCGGGGGAGGGCACGTACGTCCTCATCGCCGCCGCCGACGGCCATCAGCCGCAGGCGACGACCGTGGTCGTCGGGGCCGCCCCGGTGACGTACGACGTGCTGCTGTGCGGGAGCAGCGGGCTGGCCGGCGCGGTGCGGTCGACGGAGAGCGGGGCGCCGGTCGCCGGTGCGGTGGTCGTCGTGACCGATGTGCGCGGGGATGTGCTGGCCACCGTACAGACCGACGGGACTGGCGGATTCGTCCTGGCCGACCTGGTGCCGGGGCCGGTGACCCTTGCGGTCAGCTCGCCCAAGCACCGGCCGCTGGCGCTGCCCGTCGAGATCGGCGCCACCGGGGTCACCCGGGTCGACGTCGAGCTGCGGCCCGGCGCGCAGGTGCGGGGCACGGTCCGCGGCGCGGGCGCCGCGCTGGCCGACGCGCGGGTGACGCTGGTGGACGCGGCGGGCAACGTCGTCGCCACCGCCACGACCGGGAACGACGGGGCGTACGTCTTCTCCGACCTGGACGGCGGCCCGTACACGGTCATCGCGACCGGCTACCCGCCGCGGGCGACCGGGATCAGTCTCGCCAGCGGCGACGTGGACGACCACGACATCGAACTCGCCCACACCGGCGAGTAG
- a CDS encoding class II fructose-bisphosphate aldolase — MPLTTTGELVTRARTVRRVRTAHTAVTAVTAFNVITLEHVEAVIAGAEAAGAPVVLQVSENAVKFRQGRLLPLARAAVAAAERAAVPVALHLDHVQSDLLLRQAADAGFGSVMYDASRLPYAENLAATRAAVDWAHSQGLWIEGELGEIGGKGAHAPGARTDPAEARAFVAESGVDALAVAVGSVHAMTTRTAALDHDLIERLAAVLDVPLVLHGSSGVPDGELIAAVAGGIAKVNIGTALNQAMTGAIRDFLADHPEAVDARAYLTAGRAAMAATVERTVRLLTRA; from the coding sequence ATGCCCCTCACGACCACCGGCGAACTGGTCACCCGCGCCCGCACGGTCCGCAGGGTCCGCACGGCCCACACCGCCGTCACCGCCGTCACCGCCTTCAACGTCATCACGCTCGAACACGTCGAGGCCGTGATCGCCGGCGCCGAGGCCGCCGGAGCGCCCGTCGTCCTCCAAGTCAGCGAGAACGCCGTGAAGTTCCGCCAGGGACGGCTGCTCCCGCTCGCCCGCGCCGCCGTGGCCGCCGCCGAACGGGCCGCCGTACCCGTCGCGTTGCACCTGGACCACGTCCAGAGCGACCTGCTCCTCCGTCAGGCGGCCGACGCCGGCTTCGGTTCCGTGATGTACGACGCCTCCCGCCTTCCGTACGCCGAGAACCTTGCCGCGACCCGCGCGGCCGTCGACTGGGCGCACTCCCAAGGGCTCTGGATCGAGGGCGAGTTGGGGGAGATCGGCGGTAAGGGAGCCCATGCGCCCGGTGCCCGCACCGACCCGGCCGAGGCCCGTGCCTTCGTCGCCGAATCCGGCGTGGACGCCCTGGCCGTCGCCGTCGGCAGCGTCCACGCGATGACCACCCGCACCGCCGCCCTCGACCACGACCTGATCGAACGGCTCGCCGCCGTCCTCGACGTGCCCCTCGTCCTGCACGGCTCCTCGGGCGTTCCGGACGGCGAGCTGATCGCGGCCGTCGCGGGCGGCATCGCCAAGGTCAACATCGGGACCGCCCTGAACCAAGCCATGACCGGCGCGATCAGGGACTTCCTCGCCGACCACCCCGAGGCCGTCGACGCCCGCGCCTACCTGACCGCCGGCCGGGCGGCGATGGCGGCCACCGTCGAGCGGACGGTCCGCCTCCTCACCCGCGCTTGA
- a CDS encoding DUF2218 domain-containing protein has translation MSRSEARVPTDRPHRYAKQLAAHLGRRIEATWDEDKGEGLLTFPQGSGTLTAAEDALLLTIDTEADELDRLEDVVGRHLVRFGARDELVVVWRRDTGEPGSTQRGTGEHA, from the coding sequence ATGTCCCGCTCCGAAGCCCGCGTCCCCACCGACCGCCCGCACCGCTACGCCAAACAGCTCGCCGCCCATCTCGGCCGCCGGATCGAGGCGACCTGGGACGAGGACAAGGGCGAGGGCCTGCTCACCTTCCCGCAGGGCAGCGGCACCCTCACCGCCGCCGAGGACGCCCTGTTGCTGACCATCGACACCGAGGCCGACGAACTCGACCGGCTCGAGGACGTGGTGGGCCGCCATCTGGTCCGCTTCGGGGCCCGCGACGAACTGGTCGTCGTCTGGCGGCGCGACACCGGCGAACCGGGCAGCACCCAGCGCGGCACCGGCGAACACGCCTGA
- a CDS encoding methyltransferase, translated as MTTPWGEPALARYPEDPRDTLRAWDASDAYLLRHLAERDVPLTGAVVVLGDRWGALVTALAAHRPTQITDSWLGQEATRANLARNGVEPGSVRLLTTQDPAPERIDVLLVRVPKSLALLEDQLLRLAPAVHEGTVVVGAGMVKEIHTSTLRLFERILGPTRTSLAEQKARLIFCTPDPSQARPGNPWPHSYALPDDVGTLSGRTVVNHAGVFCAERLDVGTRFFLRQLPDTRGVGRVVDLGCGNGVVGTAVALADPAAEVLFTDESFQAVASAEATYKANGVPGHAEFRVGDGLAGVPGGSVDVVLNNPPFHSHQATTDATAWRMFTDARRALRPGGELWVVGNRHLGYHVKLKRLFGNSELVAGDPKFVVLRAVKRG; from the coding sequence ATGACGACGCCCTGGGGCGAGCCCGCCCTGGCCCGCTACCCCGAGGATCCGCGCGACACGCTGCGTGCCTGGGACGCCTCCGACGCGTATCTGCTCCGGCACCTCGCGGAGCGGGACGTCCCCCTCACCGGCGCGGTCGTGGTGCTCGGCGACCGCTGGGGCGCGCTGGTCACGGCTCTCGCCGCGCACCGGCCGACGCAGATCACCGACTCCTGGCTGGGACAGGAGGCGACCCGGGCGAACCTCGCCCGCAACGGCGTGGAACCCGGTTCCGTCCGGTTGCTCACCACCCAGGATCCGGCGCCCGAGCGGATCGACGTGCTGCTGGTGCGGGTGCCGAAGAGCCTCGCGCTGCTGGAGGACCAGCTGCTGCGGCTGGCGCCCGCCGTGCACGAGGGCACGGTCGTCGTCGGCGCCGGCATGGTGAAGGAGATCCACACCTCCACACTGCGCCTGTTCGAGCGGATCCTGGGCCCGACCAGGACCTCCCTCGCCGAGCAGAAGGCCCGGCTGATCTTCTGCACCCCGGATCCGTCACAGGCGCGCCCCGGCAATCCGTGGCCGCACTCCTACGCGCTGCCCGACGACGTCGGCACGCTCTCCGGTCGTACGGTCGTCAACCACGCCGGTGTGTTCTGCGCCGAGCGGCTCGACGTCGGCACCCGGTTCTTCCTCCGGCAGCTGCCGGACACGCGCGGGGTTGGCCGGGTCGTCGACCTGGGGTGCGGGAACGGGGTCGTCGGCACGGCGGTGGCGCTGGCCGACCCGGCGGCCGAGGTGCTGTTCACCGACGAGTCGTTCCAGGCGGTGGCGTCGGCGGAGGCGACGTACAAGGCGAACGGGGTGCCGGGGCACGCCGAGTTCCGGGTCGGGGACGGGCTGGCGGGAGTGCCGGGCGGGAGTGTGGACGTGGTGCTGAACAATCCGCCGTTCCACTCCCACCAGGCCACGACGGACGCGACGGCGTGGCGGATGTTCACGGATGCGCGGCGCGCGCTGCGGCCGGGCGGCGAGCTGTGGGTCGTCGGCAATAGGCACCTGGGGTACCACGTGAAGCTGAAGCGGCTGTTCGGCAACAGTGAACTGGTTGCGGGGGACCCGAAGTTCGTGGTGCTGAGGGCCGTCAAGCGCGGGTGA
- a CDS encoding alpha-ketoglutarate-dependent dioxygenase AlkB, translating into MDAELFPRERTQVAPGAVHVPDWLDPAAARELIDACRLWARPPAGLRTVRTPGGGTMTARQVCLGRHWYPYAYARTVVDGDGAPVKPFPAWLGELGRRAVADALGPVLGPEAARSAAYGYDDGGYSYGYDDHGYDIALINFYDGDARMGMHRDADEESDAPVVSLSLGDSCVFRFGNTESRTRPYTDVELRSGDLFVFGGPSRLAYHGVPRVLPGTAPAELGLTGRLNITLRVSGFPDAD; encoded by the coding sequence ATGGACGCCGAACTGTTTCCGCGGGAGCGTACGCAGGTCGCGCCGGGTGCGGTGCACGTCCCCGACTGGCTGGATCCGGCCGCCGCGCGCGAGCTGATCGACGCCTGCCGGCTCTGGGCGCGCCCCCCGGCCGGGCTGCGCACGGTCCGCACCCCCGGCGGCGGCACGATGACCGCCCGCCAGGTCTGTCTGGGCCGGCACTGGTACCCGTACGCCTACGCCCGCACGGTCGTCGACGGCGACGGCGCGCCGGTGAAACCCTTCCCGGCCTGGCTGGGCGAGCTGGGCCGCCGCGCGGTGGCCGACGCGCTGGGACCGGTCCTCGGACCAGAAGCGGCCCGGTCGGCGGCGTACGGCTATGACGACGGCGGCTACAGCTACGGCTACGACGACCATGGCTACGACATCGCGCTGATCAACTTCTACGACGGCGACGCCCGTATGGGCATGCACCGTGACGCGGACGAGGAGTCCGACGCGCCCGTGGTCTCCCTCAGCCTCGGCGACAGCTGTGTCTTCCGCTTCGGCAACACCGAGAGCCGCACCCGGCCCTACACCGACGTCGAGCTGCGCAGCGGTGACCTCTTCGTGTTCGGCGGGCCGTCCCGGCTGGCCTACCACGGGGTGCCGCGCGTCCTGCCGGGCACGGCGCCGGCCGAGCTGGGTCTGACGGGACGGCTGAACATCACCCTGCGGGTGAGCGGCTTCCCCGACGCGGACTGA